ACCACCACTGATCGTCGGGAGGGGGAATTCAGGAGCCCCGGCACCCGTTCTCCCGGGGATGACATACCATACATCCAGTCTGAATCTGCTCCGTTCTATCGGGAGTTTTCGACCGTGAACCGCCTCTCCCGGGAACAGTCTCCCTATCTTCGTCAGCATCGGAAAAATCCGGTGGACTGGTATCCATGGGGCGAGGAAGCACTCCAAAAGGCGCGGGACATGGATCGTCCCATCTTCCTCTCCATCGGGTATGCGGCATGCCACTGGTGCCACGTGATGGAACGGGAGTCCTTTGAGAATCAAACCATTGCGGGCGTGCTGAACGAGCACTTTGTTCCCGTCAAGGTGGATCGGGAGGAGAGACCGGATATCGATCACCTCTATATGACCGCCGTGCAGATGATGACCGGAGCGGGAGGATGGCCCCTGACCGTTTTCCTGACACCCGAAGGGAAACCCTTTTTCGGAGGAACGTATTTTCCTCCGGAGGATCGATGGGGCCGACCGGGACTGCTTTCGGTTTTACGGGAGGTGATGCGTGTATATCGGGATTCCCCGGAAGATCTGGAAAGAACAGCCCGGACGATCCTGGCGCATCTTGAAGTTTCGATGGGGATGAAGGCGGGTACTCCGGACGCGAAATCCTGGATGGAAACGTACAGAAAGCACCGCGGGCAGCTTGAGGATGTCGAATACGGAGGATACGGGCAGGCTCCCAAATTTCCGTCTGTCCCCGATCTGGAAGCGGCGATTGTTCTGGATCCCGGTTCCCATGGTCACATTCTCCTGACCCTTGAGCGGATGGCTCTTGGCGGAATTCATGACCACGTGGGAGGGGGATTTCACCGCTACTCAACCACGGTGGACTGGAGAGTTCCCCATTATGAAAAGATGCTGTATGACCAGGCTCTATTAATTCCTCTCTATATGTGGGCCTTTCAACGGACAGGATCCGCTCTCTTTGAACGGACCCTGCGGGGAACGATTGACTTCATGAATGGTGAACTCTTCAAAAAGGATCTGGGTTATATCACCTCGCTCGATGCCGATTCGGATGGCGAAGAAGGTACCTATTATCTCTGGAGGCGGAATGAAGTCCTGGAGGTCTCGGGGAAAGACGAAGGAACCTGGTTTGCCGATCTGGCCCATCTGGAAGAAAATCCATCTCCCATTCACCTGCAGGAATCGACGTCCGATCCGGAGCGTTTTACCGGACTCCTGGGCCGATTGCGGAAACGGAGGCATCGAAGAGTTCGACCCGCAGAGGATACCAAGGTCCTGACATCACTGAATGGTCTGGCCCTTCGAGCCCTTGCACTGGCGGGTGCAGGTCTGTCCGATGAGAGGATTCGAAACCAGGCTGTCCATCTTGCCCATACGCTCAGTGCTTGGAACAGGAGAGACGGGACTCTTCTTCATGCCGCTCCGGGAACAGGCGCGGAAGTGATGGGGATGATGGAAGACTATGCTTACCTTGCCTGGGGATTTCTTACGCTCTTTGAGACAACCGGGGAGCCGGATTTCCTCGGGAATGCACGACAGCTTATCGAAGAAGCGAAGATCCAAATCCCGGGATTTTCCCTGTCGGCATCCGAAGATCTTCCTCTCGCCCCTCGAAACCTCTCCGATGGAGCCCTTCCTTCCCCTCTGGCGGTTTTCCTCCTTGTCTCGTTGAAGATTCAGAGAATCGAGGGAAAGACCGAATATCCGGACATCCAGAGGCGGATCGAAGAAATGGCGGGTACGATCGGGCGAGCACCGGCATCTTATCCGACCATGGTACGGATTGGAGAGTGGATCGAAGGATCCAAATCTCTGCTCGTTGTCGCATGCAGGGACAGAAAAACGCTCCTGAAAGCCCTGCAACCCGTTCGGTTTGCCGAAGCGGAGCCCCACGCGGTTCTGCCTGTCTTTGAAGGAGGAGTCAGGGGCCTTTCGTCCCTTGAAGGGCGAAATTTCTCTTCCCCTCGACCCCTCTATTTCCTGTGCAGGGATCGTACCTGTCTCCCGGAAACCACCCGGTACGAAGATCTGCCTCTTTCCTGTGGACCCGATCTTCGTGGTAAAGTCAGGAAATGAATGACTCTCAGTTCATGAAGTGCGCCATCGATGCGGCAGGGAAGGGAATTCTGCGAGGGCAGACACCCTTCGGGGCCTGCATCGTAAAGGATGGAAACGTGATCGTTTCGGCCCATAACCGGGTCTGGGAATCGCGGGACATCACAGCCCATGCGGAGGTGGTTGCCATAAGGAAAGCCTGCCGTATCCTCGATTCCATCCATCTCGAAGGATGCTCAATCTACTCCACCTGCGAACCATGTCCCATGTGCTTCTCGGCCATTCACTGGGCCAGGGTGGATCGAATTGTCTTTGGCGCCTCGATTGAAGATGCTGAAATGGCAGGGTTCAACGAGCTTCCCATATCCAACGAGACCCTGAAGGATCTGGGGCAAGGTTCGGTTCAAATCGTTTCGGGCTGTCTGAGGGAGGAGTGCAGGGCCCTGTTTACCTCCTGGAAAGCTTCAGGGAATTACAGGGCGTACTGACGGTTCTTTTCGATCGGAGGCTGAGGATTACTCCATGGTCCAGGAAAAGTGATACTGGCAGAAATCGGCACCTTCAGCACGACAGGAAGATTCTGAAGCCCTGACATCCGTCGCTCCGCACAATTCAAGACCCTCTTTGTACCATCCGATTACCGTCAGACAGTCTGCGGCAGAAAAAGTTTCCGCTTCAAACGTCGTCAGGGTGCCGGATGTCGGACCAGTCCGCTCATAGGTCCGGTATCCCACGTCATAGTAGAACTTGTAGATCATGGGGGATTTTTCCATGAATGCCTGTGGGTCCCCATTGGAAAGAAAGCTCTTGTGGACTCCCATCAGGTTTTCCCTTGCGGAAGCCCGGCCGATGCGTTCAAAAAAAGATCGGTCTCCCTTTCCAAGAACGGCGATGATCGCATCATCGAGTCGTTTTCCCAGATCAAAGGAGTACCAGGAAAGACCGGTTAACAGGCCTTCCAGCTGATGGCGGTCATCTTCGGGAAGGGCCTGGAGTACCTTCTTCCATCCTTCATCCCCGGAATGAGTCTTTATGAAGGCAATTCGGGATTTTATAATGTTTCCCTTGATTTTCATGACGCCCTTTCCTGGAGCTGCCGTAAGGACAATTCCTCATTCATCTTACCAGAGGCCATGGCTGATCTCAAGTTGACCTCCGTTTTCGCGGGGTGTACAATGCTGTTTTGTGAAAATTTTCATTAAAAAAGAGGTGACGCATGGGATTGATTACACGAGATGACGCACTGGAATACCATTCAAAAGGAAGAAAGGGCAAGATCGAAGTTGTCAGCACCAAACCGTGCATGACGCAGCGCGATCTTTCCCTCGCCTACACGCCGGGCGTCGCGGAACCCTGCCTCGATATTGAAAAGGATCCATTAAAAGCCTTCGAGTATACGGCGCGTGGAAACCTTGTTGCCGTCATCTCCAATGGTACGGCGGTCCTTGGCCTGGGAGACATTGGCGCTCTGGCGGGAAAGCCGGTCATGGAGGGAAAGGGTGTTCTCTTCAAACGCTTTGCGGATATTGACGTCTTCGATATCGAACTCGATTCGAAAAACGTGGAAGATATCATCAAGTGTGTCAAGATGCTGGAACCCACCTTTGGCGGCATCAATCTGGAAGACATCAAGGCGCCCGAGTGCTTCGAGATCGAAACACGCCTCAAGGCCGAGATGGACATCCCGGTCTTCCATGACGATCAGCACGGCACGGCGATCATTTCCGGTGCCGGCCTGATCAACGCCTGCGAAATCGTGGGAAAGAAGCTCTCCGAGCTGAAAATCGTCTTCAGCGGTGCCGGCGCCTCGGCCCTGGCCTGCGCCCGCCACTACGTCAACCTGGGGGCAACCAAAGAGAATATCACCATCTGTGATACCAAGGGCGTCATCTATAAGGGCCGTACCGTCGGTATGAACAAGTACAAGGACGAGTGGGCGGTGGAAACCGACGCAAGAACCCTCGCCGATGCGGTAAAGGGGGCCGATGTGCTCACCGGCCTCTCCGTAAAGGGAATGTTTACCCAGGACATGATCCGCTCGATGGCGGACGACCCCATCGTCTTCGCCATGGCGAACCCCGATCCGGAAATTACCTATGACGAAGCCGTGGCGGCACGATCCGACGTGATCATGGCCACGGGCCGAAGCGACTACCCCAACCAGATCAACAACGTGCTCGGATTCCCCTTCATCTTCCGGGGAGCCCTGGACGTCCGGGCGAAGGCCATCAACGATGAGATGAAGCTGGCGGCATCTTACGCCCTGGCCAAGCTGGCCAAGGAAGACGTCCCCGATTCGGTCATTAAGGCCTACGGAGGGAAGCCCTTCCACTTCGGCCGGGAATATATCATTCCAAAGCCCTTTGATTATCGTGTTCTTCTCTGGGAAGCCCCGGCCGTGGCCAGAGCCGCGATGGAGACCGGTGTGGCTCGGCATCCCATCCAGGATTTCGATGCCTACGTGCAGGAGCTGGAAAACCGGATTTTCCGGTCCCGGCAGGTTCTTCATGAAATTTTTGAAAAGGCAAAAAGCCAGCCCAAGCGGATCGTCTTCCCGGAAGGCGAAAATGAAAAGATAATCCGTGCGGCCAAGATTCTCGTCGACGAAGGCATCGCGAACCCCATTCTCCTGGGAGACAGGAGCAAGATCGAAGCCTCCCTGGACGCCCACAGAATAGACAAAGACAAGATCCAGATCGTCGATCCCGCGTCGGATCCCAAGCATACTCTTTACATTCAGAAATTCCACGAACGGCGGAAACGGCGCGGAATTACCCCCTCCGAAGCCAGGACATACATGAGAATGCCCAATTACTTCGGGTGCATGATGGTGGCGGAAGGCGACGCCGATGGCATGATTTCCGGTCTCACGATGCACTATCCCGACACGATCCGCCCCGCCCTGCAGGTCGTTCAGACACGGGAGGACATCCAGAAGGTGTCCGGCCTCTATATTCTCGTGCTCAAGAATAAGATTTACTTTTTCGCCGATACGACCGTCATCAACGATCCGACGGCGCAGGATCTGGCAGAGATCGCCAAGCTCTCCGCAGAAGTTGCCCGGAAGTTTGACGTCGAACCCCGGATTGCCATGGTCTCCTTCTCCAATTTCGGATCCAACGAGTACCCGGAGACCCTGAAGGTGCGCGAAGCCGTCAAGCTGGCCAAGGAACTCTGCCCCGGTGTTCCCATCGAGGGCGAGATGCAGGCCGATCGGGCCGTTACACCCGAACTGACGAAGGAAGACTATCCCTGGAGCGTGATTCAGGGCGATGCCAACATTCTTATTTTCCCGAACCTCGACGCCGCCAACGCTGCGTACAAGCTGGTATGGCGCCTGTCCAACGCAGAGGTCATCGGCCCCATCCTGATGGGCATATCCAGGCCGATCCACGTACTGCAACGCGGTGTCGAAGTCAATGACATTGTCAACATGTCCGCCCTCTGCGTCGTGGACGCCCAGGAGCTGGCCGCGAAGAAGTAGTTCAGCCTGTCCGTAAACCAGACCTTTTACCGCCGGGGTTTCCCGGCGGTTTTTTTGAGTTCAGACAGGAGGATCGCGGTGCGACGATCCTTCACCGTTTTCTCATCTACGATCAGCGACTGAGGCCGGAGGGTAAGGTCTGTGGTAGAATCGATCGTCCGGTTATGGAATGTATGTGGCCGGCCACTTTGATCGAGGAGATACACCATGTCGAAAGTCAAATCCGGGGACACCGTAAAAGTTCATTTCACGGGAAAGCTCTCCGATGGAAGCATCTTTGATTCTTCCCAGGAGGAAGGCCCCCTTGAGTTCACGATCGGGGAAGAGACCCTGATCCCCGCCTTCGAGCAGGCCCTCATCGGGATGAAGCCGGGCGAGTCTAAGACGATCACGATTGCCTGCGAGGATGCCTACGGACCCAGAGACGAGGAACTGGTCTTTGAAGTGGACCGTTCCGAGATTCCGGGAGACGAAGTCCCCAAGGTCGGCGAGGAGCTGGAACTCGTTCCCGACGGCGTGTCGGAGGAGGAAGAGGACGACGAGGCGATTCCCTGCCTCATCATCGACGTCAACGACGAGGTGGTCGTCCTGGATGCCAACCACCCCCTGGCCGACGAGGACCTGACCTTCGAGATCGAGCTGATCGAAATCCTCTAATCTGCTGTTTTTTTGGGATAAGAGAGCAGGATCGGGCCATCGTCCCGGTCCTGTTTCTTTTCTGTGTATGGAAAACGTTCATTTACAAAGAAATATCCAATAAATTTGTATCGTATTAAAGATATAAGTTCTGACCTTGGTTACTCTTCTCTTACCTCAGTACACAAGTCTTCAGGCAGGAAAAGATTACCTTACAAGAAAGAAAATTGCCCAAATCGCCTCCGGCGGTGATGGTGAATCCGGATCCATGGATCGTAATTTGACTATAAACCTATTGAGCAATAAAATGGGTGTGGAGGATTCATGGCTAGAAAAATTATTCTGAGCACAATATTTATCTTAGTAACATCTATGGCATTCTCTCAGGATTGTCCAGAACTAGTTAGTAAATGGAACAAGGGACCTGTTTCAACTGTAACTTCGCAGGGGAATTATCTTTATCTCGGAGCAGGTGCAAACTTCATAATTGCGGATGTTAGGGATCCATCTAATCCAATAATTCTATCAAAGGTCTCACTTGAGGACTATATTCAAGATATAAATATTAAGGGCGAACATGCTTATGTTTCGAATGAATCGACAGGATTCTGGATTATCAATATCTCTGATCCTTCCGATCCAATAGTTGAAGGAATCTACAATCCATATAATGCTGTTCTAACTTCGCAAGTGTCAGGATCATATGTGTTCTTAGGATGCCAGCCACATTTTGGATTACAGGTGGTGGATCTTGGAAATGTTTCATCCCCTTCATGGGTGACAGCAATAGATATTGATTCGTCTGTTTATGCAATGAAAATACATGGTGACATACTTTACTTGTTGGACCAATATTGGGGATTATTCCTCTATGATATTTCAAATCCTTTTATTCCGTTACCGCTGGGTTCTATCAGGGTAAGTGCCCCATATAGTATGGACATCCAATGGCCATTCGTAATTGTAGATCGTATCTATGAATTCTATGTGTTTGATGTTACAGATCCAATGAATCCAGTGGAGGTCAGTAATTGCTTTCATGAGAAGCCAATGGGAATTATGCAGGCGAATGAATCGACACTATATTTTTCATGGTCAGGATTAACAGCTTGGGATATTACTGATCCAAAACAACCTGAGTTGATTGGACGTGT
This Thermoanaerobaculia bacterium DNA region includes the following protein-coding sequences:
- a CDS encoding peptidylprolyl isomerase; amino-acid sequence: MSKVKSGDTVKVHFTGKLSDGSIFDSSQEEGPLEFTIGEETLIPAFEQALIGMKPGESKTITIACEDAYGPRDEELVFEVDRSEIPGDEVPKVGEELELVPDGVSEEEEDDEAIPCLIIDVNDEVVVLDANHPLADEDLTFEIELIEIL
- a CDS encoding NADP-dependent malic enzyme, producing the protein MGLITRDDALEYHSKGRKGKIEVVSTKPCMTQRDLSLAYTPGVAEPCLDIEKDPLKAFEYTARGNLVAVISNGTAVLGLGDIGALAGKPVMEGKGVLFKRFADIDVFDIELDSKNVEDIIKCVKMLEPTFGGINLEDIKAPECFEIETRLKAEMDIPVFHDDQHGTAIISGAGLINACEIVGKKLSELKIVFSGAGASALACARHYVNLGATKENITICDTKGVIYKGRTVGMNKYKDEWAVETDARTLADAVKGADVLTGLSVKGMFTQDMIRSMADDPIVFAMANPDPEITYDEAVAARSDVIMATGRSDYPNQINNVLGFPFIFRGALDVRAKAINDEMKLAASYALAKLAKEDVPDSVIKAYGGKPFHFGREYIIPKPFDYRVLLWEAPAVARAAMETGVARHPIQDFDAYVQELENRIFRSRQVLHEIFEKAKSQPKRIVFPEGENEKIIRAAKILVDEGIANPILLGDRSKIEASLDAHRIDKDKIQIVDPASDPKHTLYIQKFHERRKRRGITPSEARTYMRMPNYFGCMMVAEGDADGMISGLTMHYPDTIRPALQVVQTREDIQKVSGLYILVLKNKIYFFADTTVINDPTAQDLAEIAKLSAEVARKFDVEPRIAMVSFSNFGSNEYPETLKVREAVKLAKELCPGVPIEGEMQADRAVTPELTKEDYPWSVIQGDANILIFPNLDAANAAYKLVWRLSNAEVIGPILMGISRPIHVLQRGVEVNDIVNMSALCVVDAQELAAKK
- a CDS encoding thioredoxin domain-containing protein, whose amino-acid sequence is MNRLSREQSPYLRQHRKNPVDWYPWGEEALQKARDMDRPIFLSIGYAACHWCHVMERESFENQTIAGVLNEHFVPVKVDREERPDIDHLYMTAVQMMTGAGGWPLTVFLTPEGKPFFGGTYFPPEDRWGRPGLLSVLREVMRVYRDSPEDLERTARTILAHLEVSMGMKAGTPDAKSWMETYRKHRGQLEDVEYGGYGQAPKFPSVPDLEAAIVLDPGSHGHILLTLERMALGGIHDHVGGGFHRYSTTVDWRVPHYEKMLYDQALLIPLYMWAFQRTGSALFERTLRGTIDFMNGELFKKDLGYITSLDADSDGEEGTYYLWRRNEVLEVSGKDEGTWFADLAHLEENPSPIHLQESTSDPERFTGLLGRLRKRRHRRVRPAEDTKVLTSLNGLALRALALAGAGLSDERIRNQAVHLAHTLSAWNRRDGTLLHAAPGTGAEVMGMMEDYAYLAWGFLTLFETTGEPDFLGNARQLIEEAKIQIPGFSLSASEDLPLAPRNLSDGALPSPLAVFLLVSLKIQRIEGKTEYPDIQRRIEEMAGTIGRAPASYPTMVRIGEWIEGSKSLLVVACRDRKTLLKALQPVRFAEAEPHAVLPVFEGGVRGLSSLEGRNFSSPRPLYFLCRDRTCLPETTRYEDLPLSCGPDLRGKVRK
- a CDS encoding nucleoside deaminase is translated as MNDSQFMKCAIDAAGKGILRGQTPFGACIVKDGNVIVSAHNRVWESRDITAHAEVVAIRKACRILDSIHLEGCSIYSTCEPCPMCFSAIHWARVDRIVFGASIEDAEMAGFNELPISNETLKDLGQGSVQIVSGCLREECRALFTSWKASGNYRAY
- a CDS encoding TIGR02265 family protein — encoded protein: MKIKGNIIKSRIAFIKTHSGDEGWKKVLQALPEDDRHQLEGLLTGLSWYSFDLGKRLDDAIIAVLGKGDRSFFERIGRASARENLMGVHKSFLSNGDPQAFMEKSPMIYKFYYDVGYRTYERTGPTSGTLTTFEAETFSAADCLTVIGWYKEGLELCGATDVRASESSCRAEGADFCQYHFSWTME